In one Mesorhizobium australicum genomic region, the following are encoded:
- a CDS encoding YggT family protein has product MSDFWTYWYIHIPNFVLAAIAYTLAGRFLLGLFVPRDWDNYIWRFFRLITDPVVNVVRRITPSAVADPAVVPLAFFWIMALRFVFLATMIHLGIAPAASSGA; this is encoded by the coding sequence ATGAGCGATTTCTGGACTTATTGGTATATCCACATTCCGAACTTCGTGCTGGCGGCGATTGCCTACACGCTGGCGGGACGTTTCCTCCTCGGTCTTTTCGTGCCGCGGGACTGGGACAACTACATCTGGCGCTTTTTTCGCCTGATCACGGATCCGGTCGTGAATGTTGTGAGGAGGATCACGCCGAGCGCGGTCGCCGACCCGGCGGTGGTGCCGCTCGCCTTCTTCTGGATCATGGCCTTGAGGTTCGTCTTCCTCGCTACCATGATTCATCTCGGCATCGCGCCGGCCGCGTCATCGGGAGCCTGA
- a CDS encoding ATP12 family chaperone protein, translating into MRDLLEDLEAGKHFSDPDPVRRAQIQSKIPLPKRFYAEVSVGERDGGFAVLLDGKPVRTPGRAILTLPTRQATTLVADEFAAQGEEINPVTMPVTRIANSTVDGVSKEPQPVADEIVKYAGTDLLFYRAAAPQALVERQAAAWDPVLDWFRKDLGARFFLAEGVMHIEQPKEAIEAVRRHVAARFEPLRLAAMHVMTTLTGSALLALAVEAGAWDVETAWMAAHVDEDWNIEQWGTDAEAEHRRAFRKADMLAAARLIAALG; encoded by the coding sequence ATGCGCGACCTTCTCGAAGATCTCGAAGCCGGAAAGCACTTCTCGGATCCCGATCCGGTGCGTCGGGCGCAGATCCAGTCGAAGATACCGCTGCCGAAGCGCTTCTATGCCGAGGTGTCGGTCGGCGAGCGCGACGGGGGCTTTGCGGTGCTGCTCGACGGCAAACCGGTGCGCACGCCCGGGCGCGCGATCCTGACCCTGCCGACGCGGCAGGCGACGACGCTTGTCGCCGACGAGTTCGCCGCGCAGGGCGAAGAGATCAATCCCGTGACGATGCCGGTGACGCGCATCGCCAACTCGACGGTGGACGGCGTCTCGAAGGAACCGCAGCCGGTGGCCGACGAGATCGTCAAATATGCCGGCACGGACCTGCTTTTCTATCGCGCCGCCGCGCCGCAAGCACTCGTCGAGCGGCAGGCGGCTGCGTGGGACCCGGTGCTCGACTGGTTCCGCAAGGACCTGGGCGCTCGGTTCTTCCTCGCTGAGGGCGTCATGCATATCGAGCAGCCAAAAGAGGCGATCGAGGCGGTGCGCCGCCACGTCGCGGCGCGGTTCGAGCCGCTCCGGCTCGCGGCCATGCATGTCATGACAACGCTGACCGGGTCGGCGCTGCTGGCGTTGGCGGTAGAAGCCGGCGCCTGGGACGTGGAGACAGCCTGGATGGCGGCCCATGTCGACGAGGACTGGAACATCGAGCAGTGGGGCACCGACGCCGAGGCCGAGCATCGCCGCGCCTTCCGCAAGGCGGACATGCTTGCCGCCGCGCGGCTGATCGCTGCGCTAGGCTGA
- a CDS encoding DMT family transporter, with product MTATLTFERRDALDTFAVVTMVGLTFTFGLSNIATKVANMGFNPIFVVTARSTIAIVLILLWCRWRQIPLFHSDGTLRAGLLVGVLFGLQFVLMFVGLEFTSVARAVLLANMMPFFMLIGAHYLLGERMDTTKVLGLVLAFAGVAVIFGDRLSLPGPDAWIGDLMNLAASAIWAAIILVIKKSRLSDASAEKVLSYQLGVSIPFSALLLPFAGPILRDPGLLPIGAILFQACFITTVAFIAWFWMIRRYPASSLSSFIFLTPAFGVIQGGVLLDEPLSWWLLLSLGLIAAGLLIVNRPRQAVPPTA from the coding sequence ATGACCGCGACGCTCACCTTCGAGCGGCGCGACGCCCTCGACACCTTTGCCGTCGTGACGATGGTGGGGCTCACCTTCACTTTTGGCCTCAGCAACATCGCGACCAAGGTCGCGAACATGGGCTTCAACCCGATCTTCGTCGTCACAGCGCGCTCGACAATCGCCATCGTTCTCATATTGCTCTGGTGCCGCTGGCGGCAGATCCCGCTCTTCCACAGCGACGGCACACTGAGGGCCGGCCTGCTCGTCGGCGTTCTCTTCGGCCTCCAGTTCGTCCTGATGTTCGTCGGGCTGGAATTCACCAGCGTGGCGCGCGCGGTGCTGCTCGCCAACATGATGCCGTTCTTCATGTTGATCGGGGCGCATTATCTGCTTGGCGAACGCATGGACACGACAAAGGTGCTCGGGCTCGTCCTGGCGTTCGCAGGCGTGGCGGTGATCTTCGGCGATCGTCTGAGCCTGCCAGGTCCGGACGCGTGGATCGGCGATCTCATGAACCTGGCGGCCAGCGCGATCTGGGCGGCGATCATTCTGGTCATCAAGAAGTCGAGACTGTCCGACGCCAGCGCGGAAAAGGTTCTGTCGTACCAGCTCGGTGTGTCGATCCCGTTTTCGGCGCTGCTCCTGCCCTTCGCCGGTCCCATCCTGCGCGATCCTGGCCTGCTGCCGATCGGCGCGATCCTGTTCCAGGCCTGCTTCATCACCACGGTCGCCTTCATCGCGTGGTTCTGGATGATAAGGCGCTATCCGGCGTCGTCGCTCTCCAGCTTCATATTTCTGACACCGGCGTTTGGAGTGATACAGGGCGGCGTCCTTCTGGACGAACCCCTGTCGTGGTGGCTTTTGTTGTCGCTGGGCCTGATCGCGGCCGGGCTCCTCATCGTCAATCGGCCGCGCCAGGCCGTTCCACCCACAGCCTGA
- a CDS encoding RluA family pseudouridine synthase, giving the protein MAGVEQITVEAGEAGMRLDRWFKSHYPGLGFGHLQKLLRSGQIRVDGGRAKTDTRVEPGQLVRVPPLDIDKKGESALTARTIRDQHDGDVLAKMLLYEDDKVFVFNKPAGLAVQGGSGVNRHVDSMLEAWRSKKGEKPRLVHRLDRDTSGVLVVARTRLAAMKLAEAFRARETKKTYWALVKGVPPKREDKISSWLVKEQTPDGDRMRVAKHGEKGADHAVSYYRIVEQAAQALTWLEMEPYTGRTHQLRVHAAAIGCPIIGDPKYFEADTNWEFPGGLQNRLHLHARRIVIPHPERGTIDVSAPMPPHMVQAWNLLGFDEASAEG; this is encoded by the coding sequence ATGGCAGGCGTCGAACAGATCACGGTGGAGGCCGGCGAAGCGGGCATGCGGCTCGACCGCTGGTTCAAGAGCCATTATCCGGGACTCGGCTTCGGCCATCTCCAGAAGCTGCTGCGTTCGGGCCAGATCCGGGTCGACGGCGGCCGCGCCAAGACAGATACGCGGGTGGAGCCGGGCCAGTTGGTCCGCGTGCCGCCGCTCGACATCGACAAGAAGGGCGAGAGCGCACTGACCGCCCGCACCATCCGCGACCAGCACGACGGCGACGTGCTCGCCAAGATGCTGCTCTACGAGGACGACAAGGTGTTCGTCTTCAACAAGCCGGCGGGGCTGGCGGTACAGGGCGGATCGGGTGTCAACCGGCACGTCGATTCCATGCTGGAAGCCTGGCGCAGCAAGAAGGGCGAGAAGCCGCGGCTGGTCCACCGGCTCGACCGCGACACGTCCGGCGTGCTCGTCGTGGCGCGGACGCGGCTGGCGGCGATGAAGCTCGCCGAGGCCTTCCGTGCCCGCGAGACGAAGAAGACCTACTGGGCGTTGGTGAAGGGTGTGCCGCCGAAGCGCGAGGACAAGATCTCGTCCTGGCTGGTGAAGGAGCAGACGCCGGACGGCGACCGCATGCGCGTGGCCAAGCATGGGGAAAAGGGCGCCGACCATGCGGTCTCCTACTATCGCATCGTCGAACAGGCGGCGCAGGCGCTGACCTGGCTGGAGATGGAGCCCTATACGGGCCGCACCCACCAGCTTCGCGTCCATGCGGCGGCGATCGGTTGCCCGATCATCGGCGATCCGAAATATTTCGAGGCGGACACCAACTGGGAGTTTCCCGGCGGCCTGCAGAACCGGTTGCACCTGCATGCGCGGCGGATCGTGATCCCGCACCCGGAACGCGGCACGATCGACGTCTCCGCGCCGATGCCGCCACATATGGTGCAGGCCTGGAACCTGCTCGGCTTCGACGAGGCAAGCGCCGAAGGATGA
- the crcB gene encoding fluoride efflux transporter CrcB, which translates to MKHLLLVAAGGAIGSSLRHLVNVASLRWFGAGFPWGTLLVNLAGCFAMGVLIELIARKFGATQDVRLFVATGVLGGFTTFSAFSLDAAVLWERGAHSLAALYVGVTLAGTLAAIFAGLWLARSLA; encoded by the coding sequence ATGAAACATCTCCTCCTCGTCGCAGCCGGCGGCGCGATCGGGTCGTCGCTGCGGCATCTCGTCAACGTGGCGTCGTTGCGCTGGTTCGGCGCCGGCTTTCCGTGGGGCACGCTGTTGGTCAATCTTGCCGGCTGCTTCGCCATGGGCGTGCTGATCGAGCTGATCGCGCGGAAGTTCGGTGCGACACAGGACGTGCGCCTGTTCGTCGCGACCGGCGTCCTCGGCGGTTTCACCACCTTCTCGGCCTTTTCGCTGGACGCGGCCGTGCTATGGGAGCGCGGGGCGCATTCGCTCGCCGCACTTTATGTCGGCGTGACGCTGGCCGGGACGCTCGCCGCTATCTTCGCCGGATTGTGGCTCGCAAGAAGCCTTGCCTGA
- a CDS encoding replication-associated recombination protein A — protein MADLFDDPTSRPPEPGRPLADRLRPTKLDEVVGQEHLTGEDGVLTRMIRSGTLGSMIFWGPPGTGKTTVARLLAGETKLAFEQISAVFSGVAELKKVFDAARLRRANGRQTLLFVDEIHRFNRAQQDSFLPVMEDGTVVLVGATTENPSFELNAALLSRARVLTFQSHSAESIGKLLMKAEAEEGKALPLDAQAREMLVGMADGDGRAALTLAEEVWRAAKPGEVFDSAGLQRIVQRRAPIYDKGQDGHYNLISALHKSVRGSDPDAALYYLSRMFDAGEDPLYLGRRLVRMAVEDIGLADPQALQVALAAKDAYDYLGSPEGELAFAQACVYLATAPKSNAVYTAFKGATAAAKQYGSLLPPKHILNAPTKLMKDESYGAGYRYDHDEPDAFSGQDYFPEKMGRQTFYDPPERGFEREIRKWLEFWAKLRAERRT, from the coding sequence ATGGCCGATCTGTTCGACGATCCGACATCGAGACCGCCCGAGCCCGGTCGGCCGCTGGCCGACCGGCTGCGGCCGACGAAGCTCGACGAGGTGGTGGGGCAGGAGCACCTGACCGGCGAGGACGGCGTGCTGACGCGGATGATCCGCTCCGGCACGCTGGGCTCGATGATCTTCTGGGGTCCGCCGGGTACCGGCAAGACGACAGTGGCGCGTCTGCTCGCGGGCGAGACGAAGCTCGCCTTCGAGCAGATCTCGGCGGTGTTCTCCGGGGTGGCGGAACTGAAGAAGGTGTTCGACGCCGCGCGACTGAGGCGCGCGAACGGGCGACAGACGCTGCTGTTCGTCGACGAGATCCACCGCTTCAACCGGGCGCAGCAGGATTCCTTCCTGCCGGTGATGGAGGACGGCACGGTGGTGCTGGTCGGCGCGACGACGGAGAACCCGTCGTTCGAGCTCAACGCTGCTCTTCTCTCCCGCGCGCGGGTGCTGACGTTCCAGTCGCATTCCGCGGAAAGCATCGGCAAGCTGCTCATGAAGGCGGAAGCCGAGGAGGGAAAGGCGCTGCCGCTCGACGCCCAGGCGCGCGAGATGCTGGTGGGCATGGCGGACGGCGACGGCCGCGCGGCGCTGACGCTGGCCGAGGAAGTCTGGCGGGCGGCGAAGCCCGGCGAGGTGTTCGATTCCGCCGGGCTGCAGCGCATCGTCCAGCGCCGCGCGCCGATCTACGACAAGGGGCAGGACGGGCACTACAACCTGATCTCGGCTCTGCACAAATCGGTGCGCGGCTCTGACCCGGACGCTGCGCTCTACTATCTCTCGCGCATGTTCGACGCCGGCGAGGACCCGCTCTATCTGGGCCGGCGCCTGGTGCGCATGGCGGTGGAGGACATCGGACTTGCCGACCCGCAGGCGCTGCAGGTGGCGCTGGCCGCGAAGGACGCTTACGATTATCTCGGTTCGCCGGAGGGCGAACTCGCCTTCGCACAGGCCTGCGTCTATCTCGCCACCGCACCGAAATCGAACGCCGTCTACACGGCCTTCAAGGGCGCCACGGCGGCGGCGAAGCAGTACGGGTCGCTGCTGCCGCCCAAGCACATCCTCAACGCGCCGACCAAGCTGATGAAGGACGAGAGCTACGGCGCCGGCTATCGCTACGACCATGACGAACCGGACGCATTCTCGGGGCAGGACTATTTCCCGGAGAAGATGGGCCGGCAGACATTCTACGATCCGCCTGAGCGCGGCTTCGAGCGCGAGATCAGGAAGTGGCTGGAGTTCTGGGCGAAGCTGCGCGCGGAACGGAGAACCTGA
- a CDS encoding DegQ family serine endoprotease: protein MARKGRFGLNTRLLITTLALCTSLAAGPTLAQENGSIRDLFGNMLRGTESAQPGVVDKRVPFGREEMQLSFAPLVKQTAPAVVNVYASQVVRQNSPFMGDPFFERFFGGGGLPPREQSSLGSGVIVDKSGIVVTNYHVIRDADEVKVALSDGREFESTVILKDERVDLAVLRITSDQPFPTIPIGDSDALEVGDLVLAMGNPFGVGQTTTSGIVSALARNRVGISDFGFFIQTDAAINPGNSGGALLDMSGRLIGINTAIYSRGGGSNGIGFAIPSNMVRAVVNAAENGSDVFERPYVGAGFEAVTPQVAEALGLPRPSGALISSVDEDSPASRAGLKPGDVVLAMNGSAIEHVDALGYRLAVQNIDAEIALTVLRQGKETEVKVKLERAPEGKSNREITIDGNSPFGGAKVTDLSPRSADRLGLPTNLRGVVIVETPRNSTAERVGLQPRDIIRAVNGRQIDTAEQMQVAASQETRLWRFTIERDGRLMTQVLRY from the coding sequence ATGGCCCGGAAAGGGAGATTCGGTTTGAACACACGTCTGCTGATCACGACGCTCGCACTCTGCACTTCGCTCGCGGCGGGGCCAACGCTGGCGCAGGAGAACGGATCGATCCGTGACCTGTTCGGCAATATGCTGCGGGGCACGGAAAGCGCCCAGCCGGGCGTCGTCGACAAGCGGGTACCGTTCGGGCGTGAGGAGATGCAGCTTTCCTTCGCGCCGCTGGTCAAGCAGACCGCGCCCGCCGTCGTGAACGTCTATGCCTCGCAGGTGGTGCGGCAGAATTCGCCTTTCATGGGCGATCCGTTCTTCGAGCGCTTCTTCGGCGGCGGCGGGCTGCCGCCGCGCGAGCAGTCCTCGCTTGGCTCCGGCGTCATCGTCGACAAGTCGGGCATCGTCGTCACCAACTACCACGTGATCCGCGACGCGGACGAAGTGAAGGTGGCGCTGTCGGACGGGCGCGAGTTCGAGAGCACAGTAATCCTGAAGGATGAGCGTGTCGATCTCGCGGTGCTCAGGATTACGTCCGACCAGCCGTTCCCGACGATTCCGATCGGCGACAGCGACGCGCTCGAAGTCGGCGACCTGGTGCTGGCGATGGGCAATCCGTTCGGCGTTGGCCAGACGACGACGAGCGGTATCGTCTCGGCGCTGGCGCGCAACCGGGTCGGCATTTCCGACTTCGGCTTCTTCATCCAGACGGACGCGGCGATCAATCCCGGCAATTCGGGCGGGGCGCTGCTCGACATGTCGGGCCGGCTGATCGGCATCAACACCGCGATCTATTCGCGCGGCGGCGGCTCGAACGGCATTGGCTTCGCCATTCCGTCCAACATGGTGCGCGCTGTGGTCAACGCGGCCGAAAACGGCAGCGACGTGTTCGAGCGGCCCTATGTCGGCGCCGGCTTCGAGGCGGTTACGCCGCAGGTGGCCGAGGCGCTCGGCCTGCCGAGGCCTTCGGGCGCGCTGATCTCCTCCGTCGACGAGGACAGCCCTGCGAGCCGCGCCGGCCTCAAGCCCGGCGACGTGGTGCTGGCGATGAACGGCTCGGCGATCGAGCATGTCGACGCGCTGGGCTATCGGCTCGCCGTGCAGAACATCGATGCCGAGATTGCGCTGACAGTGCTGCGGCAGGGCAAGGAGACCGAGGTCAAGGTCAAGCTCGAGCGCGCGCCGGAGGGCAAGTCCAACCGCGAGATCACGATCGACGGCAACAGTCCGTTCGGCGGGGCGAAGGTGACTGACCTGTCGCCGCGCAGCGCGGACCGGCTCGGCCTGCCGACCAACCTGCGCGGCGTGGTGATCGTTGAGACGCCGCGCAACTCCACGGCGGAGCGCGTCGGGCTGCAGCCGCGCGACATCATCCGCGCCGTGAACGGCCGTCAGATCGACACGGCCGAGCAGATGCAGGTCGCCGCATCGCAGGAGACGCGACTGTGGCGCTTCACCATCGAGCGCGACGGCCGGCTGATGACCCAGGTGCTCAGGTACTGA